The following are encoded together in the Brienomyrus brachyistius isolate T26 unplaced genomic scaffold, BBRACH_0.4 scaffold272, whole genome shotgun sequence genome:
- the LOC125728379 gene encoding uncharacterized protein LOC125728379, which produces MVMQDGSLVDGGHLPRHWSAQAAELFALQQACKLAEGQKLTIYTDSRYAFGVCHDYGALWKQTGFRTSTGKPIKHHQLVEQLLDAVMLPEHVAIVKCQAHRKRTDEISQGNDLADQWAKSLAKDSAGFGNKVLLAKNVDKPCSENDLVLIQTGAMEGELHGWKRSGAWRDKEGVWPHSGTNQPYLPRSAYPGMAKAVHGLDHVSRDGMVAAVTRVWHAPGFAGAAALFCGKCMVCMKFNMGKGIPTVPAVTLSPQSPFNHLQIDFIELTPCSGYKYCLVIVHCFPDGWRHSLAVALMLRVWLNVCQRR; this is translated from the coding sequence ATGGTGATGCAAGACGGATCACTTGTGGACGGAGGGCATCTGCCCAGACATTGGTCCGCACAAGCGGCTGAGCTGTTTGCACTGCAACAGGCCTGCAAATTAGCTGAGGGACAAAAActcactatctacacagactcaagATACGCCTTTGGGGTGTGTCATGATTATGGTGCATTGTGGAAGCAGACAGGTTTTCGCACCAGCACTGGAAAACCCATTAAGCATCATCAGTTAGTGGAACAATTACTGGACGCTGTCATGCTACCTGAACACGTGGCAATAGTGAAGTGCCAGGCCCACAGAAAGCGGACTGATGAAATCAGTCAGGGAAATGACCTCGCAGACCAGTGGGCTAAAAGTTTAGCCAAGGACTCCGCTGGGTTTGGGAATAAGGTTTTACTGGCAAAGAATGTTGATAAACCATGCTCTGAAAATGACcttgttttgattcaaacaggtGCAATGGAGGGTGAGCTCCACGGATGGAAACGGAGCGGAGCATGGCGTGATAAAGAAGGCGTGTGGCCACATTCTGGGACTAACCAACCTTATCTCCCTAGATCTGCGTATCCAGGGATGGCCAAAGCCGTTCATGGCCTGGATCATGTGTCCCGTGATGGGATGGTGGCAGCTGTGACTCGGGTGTGGCATGCCCCTGGGTTTGCCGGAGCTGCTGCCCTATTCTGCGGGAAGTGTATGGTGTGCATGAAATTCAATATGGGAAAGGGCATTCCAACTGTCCCTGCAGTGACCCTGAGTCCCCAAAGCCCATTCAATCACCTGCAGATAGATTTCATTGAGCTAACGCCGTGCAGTGGATATAAGTATTGCTTGGTGATTGTACATtgttttccagatgggtggaggcaTTCCCTTGCTGTCGCCCTGATGCTCCGAGTGTGGCTAAATGTCTGCCAAAGGAGGTGA